The sequence AAGTTATTATTGTGGTTGCATTTACTTGAAATCAGCTTAAGCTTTCTGCTTCCTAGTTTCTGTGGCCGTGCTTGTAATTCTTGGATTAGTGATTTCTATGCAACTAGGAATTGGTGGTAGAGTCAGTCTGCTTGGACTGGAAAATATTAAATACGAGACAAAGTGAGACTTTTTGATTGGAAGTAATGCAGCACAAAAACTTGGATTTTGCCTGGCTGCAATTATATCCCAGTATCTCACTCTTATAACAGCTTTCAATGCCCCTCAGAAatttgctgaaaagtgaaaatttatGAAGTATGGACTTTATAGTTACTTTTCTGATGAGAAGAATCACCATTTCATTTAATGCACATAGATGTATGCTCAGTTCACTGAACGCCACAATAATGAGGGAAATAgagttaaaaaattttgtttttaaaaaaattaattttattctatGTTTTACACCCTTTTTAGACAATCGGGGAAAGAATCCCCAATTCCATTAATTTAACATCTTTGAATGAGAGGGAAAGTAGCACTGGATTATAGGACCATTGATTCATTCCAATAGTTTTAGTATGTTTAAATATTAACCATTAAGAATTACTCACAACACTGAGATTAAACATTCATAAGCTGAAAACTGCaggggggaaaaagaaaaagaaaaaagggagtTAAGGAGGTTGACTGATTTTTCATGAAATTCTTTTTACAAATTGACTTGTTCAACTTCTAATAAACTTTGATCGTTAAGGAATAGGAGATATCATTTGTACCCATTTTTTGTGGTCAACTTGGGCGAGAGAAAAAAGGATTACATCagattgtggaaaaaaaaaaaaattatattgcacTCCAACAACTTTTAAAGGAATGGTATCTCTTGTGATTTTAATAGtgtatttttaagtattttaatcTTTATAATTCTTTGATAAATATGAATAAAGAATTCTTAAgattgaaacataaaaaataaatacttttaatCCTTTTGTTGGTAGAATCTAAAACACATTAATGcattaataatttttgaatacaaaacaagaaaaatttacattattaaattaaattcattaatgGACTAATTATCATGTCATTTTGTGAACTTTTTATGGTAAAATAGATGGtgattagtattattattattaaaaaaagatataggGATTCGAGAATTTCatgatatataaatattatacttttgtctaactaaaaaatttaaattcatatcACAATcttggattcagatcctctagatttcctAGAGTACTCTATCAATaaatttccttaaatcctaaccactctttaataatttaatggtcTAAATTCTGCCATGTTAGCATTCcactaataatattcttaaaataataaaaaatattacaaataaaacaattaagattattattagtGAAATGCTAACATGACAGAATCTCGACcattatattattaaagaatgattaagatttaaggaaatctatttGGTAGAGTACTTTAGAAAATTTAGAAGATTTGAATCCCACAATCTTATGCGCTAAGGtacttatatattaaaaaaaaaaaatcaatttaagattttttttttttataactatccCTAACATCAATTTAAAATTGTCATGTTACTTAAAATTAAACATGCTAGTTGCCCGTCCCTACcttgataaatttaaaaaataaaatccaaactatGAAATAGACCAAGttttaaaatgatgaaaatgcCCCCAAGCTAATGGCTCCTTAATTCTCCATTTTCTATGATTTAAAAAAACCAGACCATTTAATTCAATCGAAAatcaaacttatttttgaaaaaagtcgATAGTCGAGGAGTTATTTAGTACATACGtataaacacatattttcaacttttaaacaatattatatttactttttacggactttttcatttacaagtatttctaaaatatacaaatatagAAGAGCATTATCAAACCACCCgaatttattttcaattcttcTTCAAACCAttccgatttttaaaaccatgtaaTTTCCTTCTCCTCCACACAGTTCCACTccatgaataaataaaaaacgagaggtgctacgtccacaacatttttataatatttttacaacaaatcataggtggttagttgttattggttcaaatttgaacctaacactaagattacttttttgccccaacaataacaaccagtaacatcctgccacttaagatttgtcgtaaaaatgttgtaaaaatattgtagacatatcatttctaaaaaaaaaaaaaaaaaaaaaaaaaaaaaaacaataaaaagttCAAAACCCCAAACTCTGCAAACCCAACCCCTCAAAGCAAAAACCACAAAACCCTAGCAATGGCAGACACCACTCCCCAATCCCAAGACGAAGACCAATACGGAGTGCTCCTCTACTACAAGTACACACAGATCACCGACCTAGACTCACTCTTCTCCTTCTACGAATCCAACTGCaactccctctctctcctcGGCCGTGTCCGCCTCTCTCCCCACGGCGTCAATGTCACTGTACGTACTGTACTACGCTCCCTCTTCACATTTTCTATGTTTGAATTTTCAGTAATGCTGATAAAGAttggtttttgaaatttgaacagGTTGGTGGGAAGCTATCGTCGTTGGAGAAACACATTGCTGCTGTGAAATCAAATGCTTTGTTCGAAGGGACTGATTTCAAGCTCGCAACTTGTGATCACCCAGTTGATGATAAGGTTGCTAAGGAATGTGGATTCACTTCTCTTTCAATAAGAATAGTTAAGGTAATTGTCATTGGTTTCTCCTTCGTTATAGTTTGAGCACGGACACGGATACTGACACGGGCACGATACCACACGAGACAATGGGGACAtgtaaattcttgaaaaattaggaAGCTacgtctgtttggataccgtttattgcTAAAACTGTGCAGTAAAATTTTTGAGGGGGTGTTTGAGTATGTAGTTTAAGTcatgttgtttgagtgttttttatatacatgtgagtgaaaaagtgtgtagaaatgtgtataatgttgtttaaaatatgtagttGTGTGTTTAAACTTATATGTCAAATACtctttaaatgtgtgaatagtgttgtgagactcaattttaaagttatttttttgaaaaaaaaagtagtctGCGGGTCTTATAAACAGTGCACGGaacccacttaaaaaaaaagctcattgGAAAATGCAAACGTGCTTTCCAAACGGAGGCTACATGATGGGAATACCATGATGATAATTAAAAATTGAGTAATGCTATGTTCACGACAACTGTTATTGGTGGGTATGAAAATTAGAACCAGTAACAATTTACCTGTTACCGCCTAAGCtttagcattactcttaaataATATGTacttttagatatattttatgtaattataGACATATTTTGTGGTTATATataagttttcacttttcaaaatgactaactatcaaaatctttaaaaacataTCTAAGATTAAAGGAATTTCTCTTGACATAACGAGGACACGTACGGATAAGTGTCTTCTTAGATTTCTCTTGTTACCAAAgtttaaatagaaaatttgtACGTGCAAACTTATTTTCAtggtttgtttgtgttttttacaaatgtttttaggtttgattaatttatcttaatttgagcttgttttaagttttaagagtATTAGTTTTTATCTCTATTATGTCATGGGATTTTAGAGAGATTTCCGCTTAGTATATGGCATGTGTGCTTCTACTTGCATAGGCAGAAATTTTGCTTGCTGTGGGGGTTTTATATTGCCATATGTGCACTTCCTTAAATTTTCTTATAGAATCATTGTtaggtttttgatttttgatttttggaaGAGAGGGAAAAAGGAGGGGAGGGAGGGGAGAGAAGAGCGATGCATTAATTTTGCAATTTGCTTCTTGTGTTAAATTAGAAGTCAATGCCATCCCTTACATTCTATGTTCTTGGAGAAGGTGGGATTTCATCCTAGGTCTTTGGTACATTAATTAAAGAGATTTTACTAGCTAAACTAACTGGCATTTTCAAGGAAGGAAAATGAAGAATACAAAGATTGTTCTCCTCAGTTGTAGTTTTCCAAGTTGGAAGTAATGTCTATGTTATGTAACTTACACGTTTGATTGAGAGGAAATAATTAAGCTGCACACATCCTTGGAATTAATCGATCTCACATATCATGGGAAACGAAATTATCTCTCTCTGAGAAAAGCTTGTAATATCTCATATTACTATGAATTATATGACCATAATTCCTAGTAAAATAGGAATTAGAACTAGAATGAAGTTTATGAAccattaaattaatattctatTCTCGTAGCAGGGTCTGGGGTTAATAGGGAAGGTGATTTCATTATTGTTATTCTTGTACCAGGAACAGGACCCATCACTAGAATATTACTTTTAGtagggtgattttttttttttggctacttTAGGAGCCCCACTGTGGGGGATTGACCCCTAGAGGTGCCACTCAATCACTCAGGCCGGTAGCTATTTTTAGTAGAGTGAAGTTTTGAAAGGAGTAGTTCCGAAACAAGGATTCAAATGATTaggtgtttcttttttcttcaacttCAATATTCCTTTCACTGAGACACAATTTGAAGGTTCGGCTTTGAGAACAAAAAGATCCattcatctcttttgtgaaaTGTTAATGTGCCTATGgcactttcttcttcttaataatCGGACAGAGGGAAAGGTTGTTTTTTCAAGACACCCATGGGTGCGGTGTatcttatcaataaaaaaaggaaaatgcttATGCAGTAAAAGTAGGGGCTGGTTGCTATTAATTCTAACTGAAAAATGGTGTTATTGCACACTTACTGGAGATTATGGTTTTTTCTGTAGTCCAACAGAGTTTGAAGTGGATGGATTTGTCTCCAATAGCTTCAGCTGAGAATGATTAAGTTCccataaatataatttttaatataatgtcATGACTATTTGGTTTTTCAGggtttcatttatttatttctgttAGTAGAGTATCCTGACATATTGGTTATCATGATTACGGGTTTTCAATATAAGTCAATTACTTTTACTTGTTCTCAGGAGTTGGTTACTCTTAGTTCTGACCCTCTGTTGAAGTCACCTGAAATTTCAAATGCCGGGAGGCATCTCACTGCAGCTGAGTTTCATTCTGCTCTTCAGGGCACTggtaagtgtttttttttcctacttataagttataacatgATAAGATTATTCTTTTGCTTAATTTGTTAAGACTTGATGCACTGTTTTAAAGGAGCTAATTGGGAATTGATGGTCACCTGCTTTTTATGTATATGTTTGCCAGGACCACTTTTAGAGAAAGATAGCCCAACATGCAATGAAGACCTTGTTCTATTGGATGCAAGGAATTTATATGAGACAAGAATTGGGAAGTTCCATGCGCCAAATGTGGAAACTTTGGATCCAGGAATTAGGCAGTATAGTGATCTTCCCTCATGGATAGATGATAAATCTGAGCAATTAAAAGGGAAACGTGTTCTTATGTGATTGCCCCTTTCGAACCAAAGTGTCTCctgttatttccttttattcATCTTACTGCACAGCTGGAGCAACATTCTCATATGAttgaaatgttattttttaactGGTGCTTCGAGAACTGTCTTTGGTTCACTTAGCTGTGTaacatatatttcatttttgttttcctgTGATGCAAATTGTGTTGACACATATTGCTTTTTCCCTAGCTGAATGATTTAACTTGATCTTCAGCCTTAATTGGAGACTTAAAATGGGAAAACATGATGTATGTGTTTCTTATCTATAGCAATGTGTAGAGCCTGTTTATTTCCTAGAATTGCACTACAGTCAAGTTTTTCTTTCCTCAGTGTGATTGTTTAGGCCTCAGTGTGATTGTTTAGGTCTCTTGCTTGTGTTTTCTAGAtttgttataattatttatattctttgatTGAATCCATGAGATTGTAGCTTTTTGAGAAAGGGCTAACGATGCTGTTCATTAAAGAACCTTTTTGTTTGCATTTGAAGCCAGAATACTAATCTATTTTTCGCTAATGCATGTTCCTTGTATATTGTCCAAACTTCATCTGAAACATTTCTGTTTCTCCAATTTTGCAATGTGTATGTCATTTTGTCTCTTAGTCTCCATTTGTTGTTTATGTTACAGGTACTGCACTGGAGGGATCAGGTGTGAGATGGCTTCAGCATATATTAGATCTAAAGGTGCTGGGTTTGAGAATGTGTTTCAGGTTAGCTCCTGTAGAGGAAATCtctcccctatatatatatatttatgttttttaaataataatttgtttctGTTTCTGATGATTTCTTTGAAAATTGTTCCTGAACTATCAGCTATAATAAGCTTATTTGACAACCTCActaaatttgggttttttttttttggttatcatCTTTGCAAATATTTGGATATGGCTTAAGGTATTCAAGTTACCATAAGCAAGGAATGCATTGTGATATTTATGTCAGCAGTTTTGTTGTTTGGCTGTCATATTGTGAAGCGATATGACATGTTTGTACTAGAGAGATCTGCTAGGACTCTAAAGATGATGTGAAGTAGGAAATTATACTTCTGTCTTCTATTTGGTTgttatttgcaaaaaaatttggtatGTTTTAATAGAAAAACGTACACACCTTGGTAATATAGCATAAGGACATGGTTCTTGTTGATGATGATAGTGATAATATTTCTTGGTGGTGTGGAATTTATTGCAGTTATTTGGTGGGATACAGCGTTATTTGGAACAATTTCCAGATGGTGGTTTTTTCAAAGGAAAGAACTTTGTTTTTGACCATCGGTACGATGTCTTAGTctctcaatgcctctaaatatTTACAAGTATTATTATCTTATTATCATGTAAAGAGTAAGGACTGCCTTATGGGACAGACATTTGGAATTGGCAAATGGCAATAgtgttataatttcaaaatatttgctTGAAATCCCATTTCTTTGAACCTATACTAAGTTATTGAAAGAAATTATGTGTTGATCTCCTTGTCTTTTattctgttttttgttttttgtctttttggggggggggggggggtggggtttAAAGGATATGATCACATAGCATAAGTGTCCATTAGACAATTCCAGGTATAACCTCTACCTGAAATACCCCAAACAAAAGATGGACATTTGTCATATTCCAAAAGACGTGAAGTTTGATCCCTTCCTTTTTTGGCTATAGAGTTGGCAGACTCGGCACGCCCATTTACTTCACAGTATAGTAGAAGATTTGCCTTTGGTTTCTAGGTTCTTTTGAGAATCCTATGTTTTGCTTGAGAAAACTTGTGCTTCAAAAAGGATCACAGGTCTTCCCTTGGTTTCTAGGTTCTTTTGAGAAGTggttttccctttgttttttcCATTGAGAAAAGTTGTGCTTCAAAAAGGATCACAGGTCTTATCTTGTTGCGCACCTGACCATGCATTGAGCATTTAAAACAGCATGCTTAGATCTGTGGGAAGTCTTTGTTGTAAGcagtttgaaatttttctttgatagaTGACATGCTGACCTGGTTTATTCTTCCATAGATATCGTTGTTTTTTAACTTTTGGatctgatttttaattttttttttccccttcttcctTTAGGATCCCTGTTATCTACAACCcctttttgattgatttatacaattttaagaattataaaaagtaaattataTGTCCTCTTGGGTGTGTGAGTAAATTtaccaagtaaaaaaaaaaaaaagagaaaaaaaagaaagagaagaagagagcaAATAGCATGTCTACTTTACTCTATATTGAAAATTTGCTTTCTTCATATGTATGTGATAAATATTCTGAGAACTGTAGAAAGTAGCAGTATGATGTTGCAAATTTTGAAGTAGTAATTCatacaatttttgttttgtgcCTGGTAGGATATCAGTTGGGAGCTCAGATCCAAATATCATTGGTACCTGCCTTCTTTGTGGTTCCTCATTTGATGATTATTCTTCACGCTGCAGATGTGCCCATTGTAGGATGCTTGTTTTGGTCTGTGACAGTTGCAGGGTACACACAAATAATCCTATTCATTATTTGAAATCCGCCGAGCAATTTTAGATCTAACTTTGACTTGTTTTAGATGAAATTGGTGTGAATTgagatttaattatttatttaatttaatttttttggcttttaggTGATAGTCTAGGTTTGTACAAAATTAACCCTTTTTTTCCATTAATCTATCTGAACAAATCTGTCAAATACAAGTTGAGCTCAATATCTTGTACTTTTGATTCTGAATTTTTTGTTGTCATGGTCCCCAGATGGAGGATGCTCTATACGTTTGTGAGCTATGTCAGAAATATGGCAAGGGTGTTCAGTCAGTTCCATCACTTGAAAATGGCAAAACTCAAGTATTGTCATTACAAGAAGAGCATAAACTGGTTTCCTTGGATACCAAATTCTCACCTCAACTGCCTTGGAGCCATGGTAAGGTCTGTAATCTAAATCACTTCAAATGACCTTGCTTTCCCTTCTATCAAGagtaaattgattaaaattacTGATTCTGTTGCTGGTAGTTAAACACCATACATGCGTACACAGACTGCATGTACATATGGCCAAATCTATTAACctgcctaaagtttttttttgacagCTAATCTCTACAAGTATTTCCTGTTTTCCCACATTTTGTTGTTTCTGACACCCTAATAAATGCAATTTTACAGGTAATGAATCTCCAAGAAAACTAAGAATCTTATGCCTGCATGGGTTTCGGCAGAATGCCTCCAGTTTCAAAGGAAGGACTGCATCATTAgccaaaaaactcaaaaacattGTTGAGCTTGTTTTTGTTGATGCACCTCATGAGTTACCCTTCATTTACCAACCCTGCATCACAGAGTCACATGGAGAGTGTGCATCATCTTCATTACAGCAAACACATCCTCCATCCCAGAATTGCAGGAAAAAGTTTGCATGGTTAGTAGCCCCCGATTTCAATGTAAGTGGGGAAGTTGATTGGAAAATTGCAAATGGTTCATTTGACCCTCTACAGTACCTGCAGCAAACTGATGGCTTTGATGTATCTCTGGCATATTTAAAGTCTGTGTTTTCTCAGAAAGGGCCATTTGATGGGATTCTGGGATTTTCTCAGGGTGCAGCAATGGCTGCCTTAGTCTCTGCACAACAAGAGAGGCTCAAAAGTGAAATGGATTTTAGATTTGTGATTCTGTGTTCTGGGTTTGCTATTAAATTGGCAGAGTTTGAATGTCAAGCGATCAACTGCCCTTCACTTCACATTTTCGGTAGTGACCATGGCAAAGACAGGCAGATTGCAAACCAAGCTAGCAGGGACCTTGCTTCTTTATTTGATGATGGATGCTCTGTGATAATTGAACACGACTCTGGTCATATAATTCCTACTCGGTCTCCTTATATTGATGAGATTAGAAATTTTCTTCATCGTTTTCTCTAACAGAATTAAACATCCCACTTGGCACTCTCAGTGCAAGATTTTGACTCATTTTGTTTGCAGTTATGAAATATCAAGGGTGGGTTAGTGATTACTGTTTATAAAGGAATCTACATAGAACATTTTAAATATCATCTTTACATCTGGGACTTCAGAATTCAAAAGGGGCGGAAATGGTTTCATAATTCACATCATATGAACATTCATTGGTCAGGATGATGACATCAAAATCTATGCTTGAGATGAAATCTTGAAATCTTGTTTTGTCTTTACAAACTCTGTTAGTTGCATAAGATGGATTTGAGATTTCTCATTGCAAGGATATAGTGACTAATTGGCAATATAggcaataataatataatatactcaGATGGTGTTGAtacttccctttttttttttccttataagtGTGTTTAGGTTAGTTTATTTGCTAATTTGTTAAATGTGGATAAAAGTAAAGTTGGACCTAAAGAAAGGtgatatataaacaaataagctAAATATCTCCAGATAAATGCAGAACCAGACGAAATCATATCACCTCCCAAACTTGGCAGTCTCTAGTGCCAGTCGCAACTCACGCCTAGAATGGAACTCCCTCTGAAACAATTGTCACAGTTGGTTCACAAGAAATATCATTGCTAGAAGTTTGTGATTCTCAGGAGGCTATCTTCACAAGAAGCTACCCATGGCTACTAAGATAAATGACACTAAAAAGTAAGCTAGGGTTATGAGTATGTACTGTGTGCATGTAATTATACAATGCAACAAAATACTTGGCATATCTAAAAAGAGTGACATTAGGGAGTACAAATTGATGCATCATAATCATAAAATAGTAATc comes from Castanea sativa cultivar Marrone di Chiusa Pesio chromosome 3, ASM4071231v1 and encodes:
- the LOC142627019 gene encoding rhodanese-like domain-containing protein 6; protein product: MADTTPQSQDEDQYGVLLYYKYTQITDLDSLFSFYESNCNSLSLLGRVRLSPHGVNVTVGGKLSSLEKHIAAVKSNALFEGTDFKLATCDHPVDDKVAKECGFTSLSIRIVKELVTLSSDPLLKSPEISNAGRHLTAAEFHSALQGTGPLLEKDSPTCNEDLVLLDARNLYETRIGKFHAPNVETLDPGIRQYSDLPSWIDDKSEQLKGKRVLMYCTGGIRCEMASAYIRSKGAGFENVFQLFGGIQRYLEQFPDGGFFKGKNFVFDHRISVGSSDPNIIGTCLLCGSSFDDYSSRCRCAHCRMLVLVCDSCRMEDALYVCELCQKYGKGVQSVPSLENGKTQVLSLQEEHKLVSLDTKFSPQLPWSHGNESPRKLRILCLHGFRQNASSFKGRTASLAKKLKNIVELVFVDAPHELPFIYQPCITESHGECASSSLQQTHPPSQNCRKKFAWLVAPDFNVSGEVDWKIANGSFDPLQYLQQTDGFDVSLAYLKSVFSQKGPFDGILGFSQGAAMAALVSAQQERLKSEMDFRFVILCSGFAIKLAEFECQAINCPSLHIFGSDHGKDRQIANQASRDLASLFDDGCSVIIEHDSGHIIPTRSPYIDEIRNFLHRFL